Proteins from a single region of Argiope bruennichi chromosome 6, qqArgBrue1.1, whole genome shotgun sequence:
- the LOC129972253 gene encoding protein HEXIM2-like, translating to MSEQMTEPGSSTPLNVEEAAVKKQEIPSHHDSSAIETRTNAANGLKRKKGRRKSGTKKHRAGRNQKRKYKPYHRLSFAERQKVDERNAKRNFRKRQFLRSCGVSLAPQNTNQFLFDDRVIRKSEEIDNSDPSSLSEYDGSNSEGDDFNVMWHREKRQRFERMTRDELIEWFMNLEDEIVEAEKRLEEITKIRIYQEEVRKYETANEELANMNARLTKMLEDMTCKVEKDINKKDQPIENDLSADINTAE from the coding sequence ATGAGTGAGCAAATGACAGAGCCTGGGAGTAGTACACCGTTAAATGTAGAAGAAGCAGCtgtgaaaaaacaagaaataccTTCTCATCATGATTCCTCTGCCATCGAAACGCGTACAAATGCAGCTAACGGACTGAAACGTAAAAAAGGAAGACGCAAATCTGGAACGAAAAAACACCGAGCAGGCAGAAACCAGAAGCGGAAATATAAACCTTACCACAGACTGTCTTTTGCTGAACGACAGAAGGTGGACGAGCGTAATGCAAAGAGAAATTTTCGAAAGCGCCAATTTTTACGTTCTTGTGGTGTTTCTTTGGCGCCTCAAAACACAAATCAGTTCCTGTTTGATGACCGAGTTATAAGAAAATCGGAAGAAATTGACAATTCAGATCCGAGTTCTCTGAGTGAGTATGACGGCAGTAACTCGGAAGGTGATGATTTCAATGTCATGTGGCATAGAGAAAAACGTCAAAGATTTGAGAGAATGACCCGTGATGAACTTATAGAGTGGTTTATGAACCTGGAAGATGAAATAGTGGAAGCTGAGAAGAGGCTGGAAGAAATCACCAAAATCCGCATCTATCAGGAGGAAGTGAGAAAATATGAAACTGCCAATGAAGAATTAGCAAATATGAATGCTAGACTTACAAAAATGTTAGAAGACATGACCTGCAAAgttgaaaaagatataaataagaaaGATCAGCCCATTGAAAATGACTTATCTGCAGATATTAATACTGCAGAGTAA